The following coding sequences lie in one Zingiber officinale cultivar Zhangliang chromosome 2B, Zo_v1.1, whole genome shotgun sequence genomic window:
- the LOC122046161 gene encoding protein LAZY 1-like, translating into MPFQSEVLSIDRVAKMKLLGWMHRKFRQNSGEELKDLGGAAGGTCNCLSGRPSLDLDLNRRRLSRYDPLKARSLRLRVEAVNDGGDEGADRTAEELFGGLLAIGTLGVGTEPIEEKREEEDMEDLAASEEVEGKALEAESEEALAAATPAALEAIAEKEAEATTETDLIMVSAELEKVLAAEEEKSGGRMSSARSSHAGAAACPLQGFLFGLPVEAAETALMAEEAAGGSRKEKRASLGELFLMSRITEEREGTTEGESKLVGVDGQRKLTAEMCLAKKKHRGRKGSDGVHASNGSTVEKKFQKILQLFHKKVHPESSTAIISKKFSKTGRTEKEHYVPGHGGSSDSKVITTSKATSRKQNTSISVFADAPSSASSVSDSSGKSNGEHWIKTDAEYLVLEL; encoded by the exons ATGCCCTTCCAGTCTGAAGTGCTATCTATCGATCGGGTAGCCAAGATGAAG CTGCTTGGTTGGATGCATCGGAAGTTCCGGCAGAACAGCGGCGAGGAGCTGAAGGACCTGGGAGGCGCGGCCG GCGGCACTTGCAATTGCCTCTCCGGGCGCCCGTCGCTGGATCTCGATCTCAACCGGCGCCGGCTTAGCCGGTACGACCCCCTCAAGGCAAGGAGCCTTCGCCTTCGGGTTGAGGCTGTCAATGACGGCGGCGACGAGGGGGCGGATCGGACGGCGGAGGAGCTTTTTGGGGGACTGCTCGCTATCGGAACCCTGGGAGTCGGGACGGAGCCTATCGAGGAGAAGAGGGAGGAAGAGGATATGGAGGACTTGGCGGCGAGTGAGGAGGTCGAGGGCAAGGCGTTAGAGGCCGAGTCGGAGGAGGCGTTGGCCGCGGCGACCCCCGCGGCGCTGGAGGCCATTGCGGAGAAGGAGGCGGAGGCGACGACGGAGACGGACTTGATCATGGTGAGCGCGGAGCTGGAGAAGGTGCTGGCGGCGGAGGAGGAGAAGAGCGGCGGCCGGATGTCCTCGGCTCGCTCCAGCCACGCCGGCGCCGCGGCGTGCCCCCTCCAGGGGTTCCTCTTCGGCCTGCCCGTCGAGGCGGCGGAGACGGCGCTGATGGCGGAGGAGGCGGCCGGCGGCTCGCGGAAGGAGAAACGGGCCTCGCTTGGCGAGCTGTTCCTGATGAGCCGGATCACAGAGGAGAGGGAGGGAACAACGGAGGGTGAATCCAAGCTCGTCGGAGTAGACGGACAAAGAAAACTGACGGCTGAGATGTGTTTGGCGAAGAAGAAGCACCGGGGAAGGAAAGGATCGGACGGTGTACACGCATCGAATGGCTCAACCGTGGAAAAGAAGTTTCAAAAG ATCCTGCAGTTGTTTCACAAAAAGGTGCACCCTGAGAGCAGCACCGCCATCATTTCtaagaaattttctaaaactgGTAGAACTGAGAAAGAACACTACGTGCCTGGACATGGAGGCAGCAGTGACAGCAAAGTCATCACCACTTCAAAGGCAACAAGCAGGAAACAAAACACTTCCATCTCTGTCTTCGCCGATGCTCCATCATCGGCCTCCAGTGTTAGTGATTCGAGCGGCAAGAGCAACGGGGAGCACTGGATTAAGACAGATGCAGAAT ATTTGGTGCTGGAGCTGTAG